In Mesorhizobium sp. M9A.F.Ca.ET.002.03.1.2, the DNA window ATCCGGCACGATGCTCCAGGAGACGACTAGAACACCATGCCAATGCGCGAAATCCTCATTCTGGTTGTCGGCCTCACTGCGGTGCTGATAACGGCAAGCCTGGGCGCCGGCATTCTGTCGTGGCGCGCGCCGAAGCCGCTCTCCTCGACGCTGATCAACCTCAACCAGCGCGTCAACGCCTGGTGGGTGATGGTCCTGGCGATCACCGTCGCCTTCTTCTTCGGCCGCTCGGGCATGACCATCCTTTTCGCGCTGATCTCGTTTGCCGCCTTGCGCGAGTTCGTGACGCTGACGCACAGCCGCCGCAGCGACCATTGGGTGCTGCTCGGCATGTTCGGCATCATCATCCCGTTCCAGTACTGGCTGGTGTGGACCGCATGGTACGGCCTCTTCACCATTTTCATTCCAGTCTACTGCTTCCTGCTGATGCCGGCGATCACCGCGCTTCACGGCGACACCGAGCGCTTTCTCGAGCGCGTCTCGGCGCAGCAATGGGCGGTCATGATCTCGGTCTATTGCGTCAGTCACGTGCCGGCGCTGCTGACGCTCGACGTGCCCGGCTTCGAGGGCCGCAATTTGTTGCTAGTCGCGTTCCTGATCATCACCGTTCAAGGCAGCGACGTGCTGCAATACATCTTCGGCAAGCTGTTCGGCAGGCACCTGATGTCGCCCAAGGTTTCGCCGTCGAAAACCTGGGAGGGACTGGTCGGCGGGCTGGTGACGTCGAGCCTGCTTGGCGCGCTGCTGTCATTCCTGACGCCGTTTTCGCCGCTTCAGGCGGCGGCCGTCGCCTTCATCGCCTGCCTGATGGGATTTCTCGGCGGGCTGGTCGCCTCCGCCATCAAGCGCGACCAGGGGGTGAAGGACTGGGGCCATCTGATCGACGGCCATGGCGGCATGATGGACCGCGCCGACAGCCTGGTCTTCGCCGCCCCGGTGTTCTTTCACACCGTGCGCTATTTCTGGACGTGATGAGGGGCGGCCCAGATGCAAGCGAGTCCATGACACGGCCGATCGCATTCGGCACCTAACTAAACGCCACTTAGTCATTAATGCGTCGACCTAATGTAGCAATCTGACTGGCCGCTTCGTTCTAAGGTCTGTTAAACCTCCTCCAGCCAGAGAGCTCTGGGCCTTTCCTTGGCGGGTAGGGATGATGACCTATAAGGCGTTCCAGATATGGTTATACGTGTCGCTTTCGGTGATGCTATCGAGCAATCGAGCTTGGCCAACTGAAAAAGAAGTCGTTCATGCGAAGGCCACTAAAGACGCAGCCGTTAACTATTTGCGGTCGCTGCCGCATGATAGGAAAATCTATGTTTGGCCGTCATGGCGTCGACCTTACGAAGTTGTAGCTGATCGTCTGAACATAGGCAGTTCGATCGAGCGATATAAAGCTCTCAGAGGCGATCTGAATGGTCTTTTCCCGGCTTTTGCCACGGCCCAAATTTCCATAATCGCCGCCGACGGCGCGAACTGGCAAAAGGATATAGCGATGGCCTTAACCAGTTCCCACCTGCTGCCATGGTACAAAGATTTCGTTGCAAAGGCGGAGGTCAGTTCAAACGGATGTACAGCGTATAAGTTTACAAGCAGAGACACTTGGGCATCCGTAGGTGTCATTTTAGTAAATACGCTCAACTTCCGAGACAAGGACACCGAAGTGCTTGATGGATGCGTCCATGCCGCACTTGATTATTTGCAAGGGTTTCCAACAAGAGATAGATACTTCGACTACGTGACGCTTCCTGACGCGACAATTCGGGGCCTAGTGATTGAAGCGACCTATGAATGTGCTGCTGAAGGGGACGAAACCGCCGAACTAAGAGAAAGAACTAGGGACGGTTTGACGCCCCTTCCTTCGCTAGAATGCATCGTGGCGAAGGTGGCTGAATAAGGTCAGGCCACCACGGCGGCGCAACTTTCTCGGCGGGCTGGTCGCCTCCGCCATCAAGCGCGACCAGGGAGTGAAGGACTGGGGCCATCTGATCGACGGCCATGGCGGCATGATGGACCGCGCCGACAGCCTGGTCTTCGCCGCCCCGGTGTTCTTTCACACCGTGCGCTATTTCTGGACGTGAGAACGAATTGCGGTCTCAGCCTGCGGCGGCAAGCGGCGCTTTCTTGGCAGGGCGCGGCCGGCGGCGCATGCGGCGCTTGGCGGCGACCTTCAGGGCGACCGGCGGATCGCTCGACAACGCGCCCAGAACGGCATCGGCCATGCCATACGCTACAAAATCGGCGTTGATGTCATTGGCCAATTTGACGGCTGTCTCTTTGCCGTCGTGGTCCTCCGACCAGAACACGATGCCTACCCGCAGCGCCGGCTTGGCGCGCTTCAGCCGACGAACCAGAAAACGGGCGTGTTTGACGGAGTCCCGGTTCAGGAATCCGGTCACCACGGTGTCGACGGCGCCGAGGTCGAGCCGGCGAATGTTCGCCGGTTCCATGTCGGCAAAGCTCGCCTTCGAGACCGTCGCCCCCTGGACTTCGAGCACCTGCGCCAGCATGGCGGCGGCGGCATCATCAAGTTCCCCGCGGCCGCCGGCACAAAGCACCGACATATCCGTGCCATCCGGCAGTTCGGTGTCGTCCTCGCCCTCCCCTTGAGCCTGCTTTTCCTTGTCCGCTGTGGCAGGCTCGGCCGCAGCCGGATCATCATCCTCTTGCGCTTCCTCCTGTGCGCTGTCGTCGAGGTTCGCCACCAGCGTCTGCGCACTGGCCGCCACCTGCCGTCTCTGCTCATCGCCCATGACACCGCGCACGCGATCCTGTTCACCGAGCAGAAGTGCGGGAATGGCGACCTTGTCATAGAATTCGAAGAGATATTTTTCCTCCAGGATCTCCTCGGCGTGATCTGTGGCTTCCTCCGGATCGCCGGCCAGCAGCCGTTGGTAGAGCCGAGCGTGGGGTTCGAGCACGGGTTCGTTGCCGAACAGAACGTCGAGGAATTCGAATTGCGGCACGTGCCTGCCGAGCACGACGAGACAGACAGTGAGCGGCGTCGACAGAACCAGGCCCAGCGGGCCCCAAAGCCAGGTCCAGAAGATGGCCGCAACGATGATGGCCAATGGTGAAAGCCCCGTTCGTGAACCGTAAAGCCACGGTTCAACGACGTTGCCGGTTATCATTTCCATGGCCACGAACAGCCCGGCGGTCCACAGCACGAGCGACCAGCCGGGAGCTACGGCAAGCGCCAGGAACAGAGGCAGCAGCGCACCAATGATGGGGCCGATATAAGGAACAAAGCGCAGCGCCAGCGCCAGCAATCCCCACAGCAGTGCATTGGGTATGCCCAGAACCCAAAGCCCGAACGCAATCGGCACGGCATAGACGATGTTCACCACCAATTGCATGAGCAGATATCGGCCGACCCGCTTGCCGGCGTCCTGGAGCGCCTCGGTGGTTCGATGAAGATCGCCATAGCCGACGAGGCGTATGAAACGATCGCGCAGGTCCTCACGCTCGAGCAGCATGAATATGACGACGATGATGATCAGGCCGGCCGATGCCAGCGGGCTGATCAGCGGGCCGATCAGGTTCTGGAGAACCTGGATCGGCCTTTCGCGCGCGATGATCTCGACAGGCACTGGTTCGCGCCGCGGCTGATCCGCGGCGGGCTGTGAGGTTTCCTGCCTGTCGAGTTCCTGGCCAACGCGTTCGATCACCCCGCTCAGCCTGGCAATGATGCCGCCGCCGACACCGCTTTCCTTGAGGGACCTGACCTTGGTCAGGATATTTGACTGGTAAAGCGGAATGTTCTGCGCCAGTTCGCCGACCTGCGTGGCGACAATGAAGGAGAACAGCGCAAGGACCGTGAAGGCGCCCATCACACTGGCGATGACCGCCGGAAGGCGGGGAATGCCGACCCGCTTGAGTGCCGAAACCATGGGCGCAAGCGCAAAGGTGAGCAGCAGAGCGATTGCGATCGGCAGGAAAACCTCGCGCCCGAAATACAAGGCCGCAACCGCCGTCACGACAGTCGCAACGGTAGGCAGTGACATGCGCGGGAGGGTCCTGGCAGCCGAAACAATGCCCACCAGCCCAGGCCCCGACGGGTGCATGCCGTTTCGACGATTGGCCGCCACTTGATGCCTCCACCCTGCCAAGACCATGATCAGGCATATTTAGCTGGTACGCAACTTCCACACCTTCGTGCCAGCGCTCCACAAGGTCACCCTCTTCCGAACGGCGGCTCACGGTTGCTGTGGTCAGATCTGGCTGGGATGGCCCAGCCAATGACGGTCGAACACGTCGAGAATGGCCCGGAATTCAGCGGGCGGGATCTGGCTGGCGCCGCCGTCCTTGCTGTCTCCGGCGAGGAATTGCGCCAGCTGCCGGTCGACCGCTTCCGGCTGTTCGATGGTTAGGCCGAGCGAGGCCAGGTCCTCAGCGATCGACCCGTCGGGCGGCAGATATCCGCCCCACGTCTGCGGCGCCGGATCGCGCAAGCGGATGATCAGGATCCTGGTCAGCGATGGTTGCGGCTCCGGGCCGATGATGGCGCCGCCGCACATGTAGCCGCCAAGCACGCTCCCCGGCCGCGACTGCGGGAACAGACAGAGGAAGAAATGGGCATCGCCGCCGGTTTCCTTCAGAAGCGCATAGAGGCCGCGTTTTGCCGGCGTCACTGGCCCGCCGACCAGCAGTTGCCCGGTCGGCAACACCTCGCGATAGGCCGCAGTCAGGCCATGCGCACCCGGCCCGGCCTCTATCGACAGGCTGCCCCTGATCAGTTGGCCGCGATAATAGGACGACAAGGCGCGCGAATAGCATGCATAGGTTCCGGCCAGGGCCAATCCAAGGCTTCGGCCCTCATGCCGGGAGGTCGTCTCGGGATGCGCGCCGGCGCGGCGTTCCAGTTCCGCCCTGTCGATGCCGTGCCGGGCGCAGACCGCCGCCGTGAAGCCTGGCAGGTCGCTCTCGGCGATCCATGCGCCGGGCTGCTCCAGCTTAAGAAGCTTCGACCAATCGTCGTAGACGCTGAGCTCGCGTGGCTGTGCGCGGCCCTGCAGCCATTTGTCGGCACGGCCGAGATCGAACCCCGTCTTCGGGTTGACGCTCCGGAACGCCGCCGCCAAATCCTTGCGGGTGACGGTTCCCAGCAGGGCCGCAGTCAGCCGTAACTTCTGCGCGATATGCTGTGCCATCCCTCTGCCCCAAAGCCCACAGCAAGGCATAGCACACGCCGGCATTTGCTTCTATTGTACTTTTCCACAAGCTAATATTCCAGGAATTCCGCAGAATTCCACGCTGTTCCACACAGCAGCCGCGTTCGACCCGGCGACCAGTGTTAACCTTACGTTAACCATGGAGGGGCACCGTCATGAAACTCGCGCTGTCTGCACTTCTCGCCGTCCTCGCACTGTCGCAAACCGTCGAGGCTAAAACGAAAGTCGTTGCCACCGATGCGAAAGCGGCCAAAGCAGAGAAAAGCCGGCCGGTACTCGACGATAAGTCCACCGGCGGGATTAATGCGTCGTCTGGTGCGATGGCGGCGCCGGCCGACAAGAATGTGTCCAGTCCGTACCCGCCAGCAATCTATTTCAACTTCTAGAGTCTCGTCCATCCCTAATGGATGGGACTCTATCCTTTCGACCGCACCACGCTTGCGGTCAGGCCGTGATGGGACTGCTCAGTTCGCTTCCGGCTCAGCCGATCCTGACGACGAAATGCTTCGTCACCGGCTCGATGATCTTCCACGTTCCCTTGAAATCGGCTTCGACCACGAAGGCATCGCCCGGACCAACTTCGACAGGCGCGCCGCCATCGGGCGTGATGATGATGCGGCCTGATATCATGTGCACGAATTCATAGTCGCTGTAGGTTGCATGGTAGGTGCCGGGGGTGGCCTGCCAGGTTCCCGATATGACCTTGCTGTCCGCGGTGGTGTGCTGGACGGCGGTCTTCATGGTCGGATTGCCCTCGACAACGACCCAACCCGCGAGATCGCCCGCCTCGGCGTTTTCGACCGCGCCGAATTTAAGGATGGTCTTCTCTGTCATGGTCGGGCTCCGTTTGAACTGTGTCGGCATTGGCAGCCGGCCTATAGCCGAAGCACCTGACATGAGCAACGCGGGTGCCCAGCCAGCTTCACAAGGAGGCGATGGCGCAATTTGGGACGTGCCGGCCCGCTTGACCTTGCCGCCATCCACCGGATAGTCCGGTGTCCAACTCCAATGAAAGATCCGACATGACAGACGCGATCGTAAGAGACAGCAACGGCACCCAGCTGAACGAGGGCGATTCCGTGACCCTGATCAAGGATTTGAAGGTCAAGGGCACGTCGGAGACGATCAAGCGCGGCACGCTGGTGAAGAACATTCGCCTCACGGGCAATCCCGGCGAGATCGAGTGCAACACCAAACAGGTGAAGGGCCTGGTGCTGAAAACCGAGTTCCTGAAAAAGGCGTGACCGCCTGAGGGGACGGATGCCTGCGTCTTCTCGCCGCCCCAGCCCAGCGCTGCCATTGGTCCTGCGCAGAACCGACGCCGCGCCCCGGCGTCGGGGCGGGTCTCTTGAAGGCCATTGAAACGCAACTATATCAATAAGTAAGCGTGCGGTGCACGCGAAACGTAGTGCTTTGGTCAAGCTTCTTCTATGGAGGTTGTCATGGCAATTAAAATGATGGAAGGGAAGAAGGGCCAGGATTGGATCAATCTTGTCCTTGCGATCTGCCTGTTCATCTCACCCTGGATCATCGGCTTCGCTGCTGAAGCCAATCCTGCGTGGAACGCCTGGATTGCCGGCATCGTGCTCGGCGCCCTGGCTCTCGCCACGCTTTCGGCATTCGCCGAATGGGAAGAGTGGGTGAACCTTGTTGTCGGGCTCTGGCTGATCGTTTCGCCCTGGCTGCTCGGCTTCGCGGCGAACGTCAACGCGATGGGGACCCACGTGGTCCTCGGCGTGCTGGTGGTCGCGGCATCGGCCTGGGCAGTCTGGGACTACCGTCATCATCCGCCAGCGCATGCGTGATCGGTGACAATTTAGGGGAGGAGCCCGGCGCGCGAGCGGCAGGCTCCTCTAAAGTCTGAGATCGGTGCGCAGGCCCGCTAGCCGGGCCAGTCATTCCCTCTGCCAAAAATCCGCCGCCGCATGGGGTTCAGATGCCTGCGCGGGCGCGGCGCTTGTCGATGTAAACGCCGACGAGCACACCGTGGCTGAACCCCGCGAACCTCCACTTATGTTGCACTGCGTTAGATTTGTTGCATTGCAATATCGGCGCATCGCGTCGAGTCTTTGCAACGGGTGGCTTTTTTCAATGACCTACATGAGGTTTCGCCGTGTCAGCATCGTTTCGGCCTGATATCGAAGGGCTGCGTGCGCTGGCGGTGTCGGGCGTCGTCGCGTTCCACTTCGGCCTGTCGGATCTGCCGGGCGGCTTCACCGGCGTCGACATCTTTTTCGTCATCTCCGGCTATCTGATCACCGGCCAGCTGCTGCGGGAGATCGCCGAGGATGGCAGGCTGAACCTGTGGCGGTTCTACGCAAGGCGCGCCAGGCGCCTGTTGCCGGCCTCACTGTTCGTCATCTTCGCCACGCTCGTCG includes these proteins:
- a CDS encoding AI-2E family transporter, with product MAANRRNGMHPSGPGLVGIVSAARTLPRMSLPTVATVVTAVAALYFGREVFLPIAIALLLTFALAPMVSALKRVGIPRLPAVIASVMGAFTVLALFSFIVATQVGELAQNIPLYQSNILTKVRSLKESGVGGGIIARLSGVIERVGQELDRQETSQPAADQPRREPVPVEIIARERPIQVLQNLIGPLISPLASAGLIIIVVIFMLLEREDLRDRFIRLVGYGDLHRTTEALQDAGKRVGRYLLMQLVVNIVYAVPIAFGLWVLGIPNALLWGLLALALRFVPYIGPIIGALLPLFLALAVAPGWSLVLWTAGLFVAMEMITGNVVEPWLYGSRTGLSPLAIIVAAIFWTWLWGPLGLVLSTPLTVCLVVLGRHVPQFEFLDVLFGNEPVLEPHARLYQRLLAGDPEEATDHAEEILEEKYLFEFYDKVAIPALLLGEQDRVRGVMGDEQRRQVAASAQTLVANLDDSAQEEAQEDDDPAAAEPATADKEKQAQGEGEDDTELPDGTDMSVLCAGGRGELDDAAAAMLAQVLEVQGATVSKASFADMEPANIRRLDLGAVDTVVTGFLNRDSVKHARFLVRRLKRAKPALRVGIVFWSEDHDGKETAVKLANDINADFVAYGMADAVLGALSSDPPVALKVAAKRRMRRRPRPAKKAPLAAAG
- a CDS encoding SPW repeat protein gives rise to the protein MAIKMMEGKKGQDWINLVLAICLFISPWIIGFAAEANPAWNAWIAGIVLGALALATLSAFAEWEEWVNLVVGLWLIVSPWLLGFAANVNAMGTHVVLGVLVVAASAWAVWDYRHHPPAHA
- a CDS encoding phosphatidate cytidylyltransferase; the protein is MREILILVVGLTAVLITASLGAGILSWRAPKPLSSTLINLNQRVNAWWVMVLAITVAFFFGRSGMTILFALISFAALREFVTLTHSRRSDHWVLLGMFGIIIPFQYWLVWTAWYGLFTIFIPVYCFLLMPAITALHGDTERFLERVSAQQWAVMISVYCVSHVPALLTLDVPGFEGRNLLLVAFLIITVQGSDVLQYIFGKLFGRHLMSPKVSPSKTWEGLVGGLVTSSLLGALLSFLTPFSPLQAAAVAFIACLMGFLGGLVASAIKRDQGVKDWGHLIDGHGGMMDRADSLVFAAPVFFHTVRYFWT
- a CDS encoding cupin domain-containing protein codes for the protein MTEKTILKFGAVENAEAGDLAGWVVVEGNPTMKTAVQHTTADSKVISGTWQATPGTYHATYSDYEFVHMISGRIIITPDGGAPVEVGPGDAFVVEADFKGTWKIIEPVTKHFVVRIG
- a CDS encoding alkylphosphonate utilization protein yields the protein MTDAIVRDSNGTQLNEGDSVTLIKDLKVKGTSETIKRGTLVKNIRLTGNPGEIECNTKQVKGLVLKTEFLKKA